A region of Desulfolithobacter dissulfuricans DNA encodes the following proteins:
- a CDS encoding response regulator, whose translation MSESGTAKISFLRRGRQFNGAIRQRLAVLVILVCLALAGVVVLADQAARMIYSARLETALKHIVFEIDEFIVIHLGQAASRLAGSLLVRQACGGDTPVDETDLIRVLSTARDVLDAAIVYVMDSDGTVIASSPYGDGQTLTGKNYRFRPYFTRAMAGEPFQYAAVGVTTNKRGIYFSAPVFAGDKTTPAGVVVVKAGLEPIDSFMEVLSDEQVGLLLSPHGIVLSATDPDLLFKAAFPLSSEELTRLRASRQFSDHPLDPLPFQLTDSVVEWNTTRYLLNMAPLALNGWKMAVLYPAPYPLFAVLLGCLAVLGFGLTAFFMIIQRHKEHLLVDEVRQGRLERRRAEADRREAMQELETILSASLVGIALVRDGRVTNVNEQLGKIFGYTRNEVLGADVRDFFPSRESFRSFVHQFGRQMARRDLEHVEYQLQRKDGTVIDCLLSGKAIAGPDLREGMVWVVADITRRKQVERDLEKAREQAEAASQAKGEFLANMSHEIRTPMNGIIGLTDLLLASELTKTQRQQLELIRVSSDRLMYIINDILDFSKVEAGRMQLDHQPFVLRDLLADLSGNLQVQAREKGLSFGIDIDDKVPESLVGDPARLSQILMNLAGNGIKFTREGGVRIKVDLEKIDSETDRAWLSFTVADTGIGIASKDQEAVFEAFVQADTSHSRHFGGTGLGLSISRRLVDLMGGAIALESEQGKGTIFTVRIPFTVVSGRVAADGGGRLTEIPPDSPGGAILLVEDEYINTTLAVTLLEQAGYQVSVASSSREAVTSWQAGQFDCILMDIQMPDMDGLEATMRIRKIEQERGGHITIIAMTAHAMEEDRAQCLAAGMDDYIAKPIDAASLLALLRKYLSSGGRSAQTPPVSEENR comes from the coding sequence ATGTCTGAGTCCGGAACAGCGAAGATATCGTTTCTGCGTCGTGGCAGGCAGTTCAATGGCGCCATCCGCCAGCGACTGGCGGTGCTGGTTATCCTGGTCTGCCTGGCCCTTGCCGGGGTGGTTGTCCTGGCAGACCAGGCGGCCCGGATGATATACAGTGCCCGCCTGGAAACCGCACTCAAACACATCGTCTTTGAAATCGACGAGTTTATTGTCATCCATCTGGGCCAGGCGGCCTCCCGTCTTGCCGGTTCGCTACTGGTCCGGCAGGCCTGCGGTGGCGATACCCCGGTGGATGAAACGGACCTGATCCGGGTGCTGAGCACGGCCCGGGACGTTCTGGATGCCGCCATTGTCTATGTCATGGACAGTGACGGCACGGTCATCGCCAGTTCGCCCTATGGGGATGGCCAGACCCTGACCGGAAAAAATTATCGCTTCCGACCCTACTTCACCAGGGCCATGGCCGGCGAGCCGTTCCAGTATGCCGCTGTCGGGGTGACCACCAACAAGCGGGGTATTTACTTTTCGGCCCCGGTATTTGCCGGGGACAAAACCACTCCGGCCGGGGTGGTGGTGGTCAAGGCAGGGCTGGAACCCATTGATTCGTTCATGGAGGTGCTCTCCGATGAACAGGTGGGACTTCTTCTTTCGCCCCATGGAATCGTCCTGTCAGCCACTGATCCCGATCTTCTCTTCAAGGCGGCCTTTCCCCTGTCATCCGAAGAACTGACCAGGCTCCGTGCCAGCCGCCAGTTCAGCGATCACCCGCTGGATCCCCTGCCATTTCAACTCACTGATTCCGTGGTGGAGTGGAACACCACCCGCTACCTGCTGAACATGGCTCCGCTGGCTCTCAATGGCTGGAAGATGGCCGTCCTCTATCCGGCTCCCTATCCATTGTTCGCTGTCCTGCTGGGCTGCCTGGCTGTTCTCGGTTTTGGTCTGACGGCATTCTTCATGATCATCCAGCGCCACAAGGAACACCTGCTGGTGGATGAGGTGCGCCAGGGGAGGCTTGAGCGACGCCGGGCCGAAGCAGATCGGCGCGAGGCCATGCAGGAGTTGGAAACGATCCTCAGTGCCAGTCTGGTCGGTATCGCCCTGGTTCGGGACGGGCGCGTCACCAATGTCAACGAGCAGTTGGGCAAGATCTTCGGCTACACCAGGAACGAGGTCCTGGGCGCGGATGTGCGTGATTTTTTTCCGTCCCGGGAGTCTTTTCGCAGCTTTGTCCATCAATTCGGCCGCCAGATGGCCAGGCGGGATCTGGAACATGTCGAATATCAGCTGCAGCGTAAGGATGGTACCGTTATCGACTGTCTGCTCAGTGGCAAGGCCATAGCCGGTCCGGATCTGAGAGAGGGCATGGTCTGGGTTGTGGCCGATATCACCCGCCGCAAGCAGGTGGAGCGTGACCTGGAGAAGGCGCGGGAACAGGCCGAGGCCGCCAGCCAGGCCAAGGGCGAGTTTCTGGCCAATATGAGCCATGAGATCCGTACCCCCATGAACGGTATCATCGGTCTGACCGATCTGTTACTTGCCAGTGAGCTGACAAAGACCCAGAGACAGCAGCTGGAACTGATCCGGGTCTCCTCGGACCGGCTCATGTATATCATCAACGACATCCTGGATTTTTCGAAGGTCGAGGCCGGCCGCATGCAGCTGGACCATCAGCCGTTTGTCCTCCGTGATCTCCTTGCCGATCTCAGCGGCAATCTCCAGGTTCAGGCCCGGGAAAAGGGACTTTCCTTTGGTATTGATATCGACGATAAGGTACCGGAGAGCCTGGTCGGTGATCCGGCCAGGCTCAGCCAGATTCTCATGAACCTGGCCGGAAACGGGATCAAGTTCACCCGTGAGGGAGGGGTGCGTATCAAGGTTGACCTGGAGAAAATCGATTCCGAAACAGACAGGGCCTGGCTCAGCTTTACCGTAGCCGATACCGGTATCGGCATAGCCTCCAAGGACCAGGAGGCCGTGTTCGAGGCTTTTGTCCAGGCCGACACCTCCCATTCCCGTCATTTTGGCGGTACAGGTCTGGGCCTGTCCATTTCACGGCGGCTGGTGGATCTCATGGGCGGAGCCATCGCCCTGGAAAGTGAGCAGGGCAAGGGAACCATTTTCACGGTCCGGATTCCCTTTACCGTGGTCTCGGGCAGGGTGGCCGCCGATGGTGGCGGCAGGTTGACCGAGATCCCGCCGGACTCCCCGGGCGGCGCCATTCTTCTGGTCGAGGATGAATACATCAACACAACCCTGGCCGTGACCCTGCTGGAGCAGGCCGGCTATCAGGTGAGCGTGGCGTCCAGTAGCCGGGAAGCGGTTACGTCCTGGCAGGCGGGCCAGTTTGACTGTATTCTCATGGATATCCAGATGCCGGACATGGACGGGCTCGAGGCCACCATGCGTATCCGGAAGATTGAACAGGAGAGGGGAGGCCATATTACCATCATCGCCATGACCGCCCATGCCATGGAAGAGGATCGGGCCCAGTGTCTTGCCGCCGGCATGGATGATTATATCGCCAAGCCCATCGATGCGGCTTCCCTTCTGGCTCTTTTACGCAAATATCTCTCCTCGGGTGGCCGGTCGGCGCAGACGCCACCTGTTTCGGAGGAAAATCGATGA
- a CDS encoding HPr family phosphocarrier protein has translation MSPAAEQGPEDLRSEGKVLERECVVCNAKGVHGRVAAALARVVLDREVAVHLVRDREEVDCGSILDVLSLALVTGTRVTVRAEGKDAASALEEVVKILEQEEDP, from the coding sequence ATGTCTCCAGCGGCGGAACAGGGGCCCGAGGACTTGCGATCAGAGGGAAAGGTACTGGAGCGGGAATGCGTTGTCTGCAACGCCAAGGGCGTCCATGGTCGGGTGGCCGCCGCCCTGGCCCGGGTGGTTCTGGACCGTGAGGTTGCGGTCCACCTGGTCCGGGACCGTGAGGAGGTTGACTGCGGATCCATTCTCGATGTCCTGAGCCTGGCTCTGGTCACCGGAACCCGGGTGACGGTCCGGGCGGAGGGCAAAGACGCTGCCTCGGCCCTGGAGGAGGTGGTGAAAATTCTGGAGCAGGAAGAAGATCCATGA
- the ptsP gene encoding phosphoenolpyruvate--protein phosphotransferase, whose protein sequence is MKHCSGQPAGPEPRTFYGIGASGGIVVGRALVLMRRTRRAGWYHLPPEQIDREVDRFRTAVDQAEAELKEFRSQLAEDLADSLSIIDSHILMVRDRMILDRTVEIIRTKQINAEWALARALGRIKKKFDRIDDPYLKDRYNDIKYVADRVFGLLSGREMTPLSGIDEPVIIVAHEFSPEDTMGMRSENVLGFVCESGGVTSHTAIVARSLGIPAVLGLEHITRECVTGDRIILDGFSGRVYLHPTPDQQKQYLEYERQHRDFSQELAFYIHLGSETLDGHRVRLAANIEMPDELDTVLRYGAEGIGLFRTEFDYFHREQVPDEEMLYATYRDLVTTLAPHPVTIRTLDTGGDKFSGHLCTSGVRLGQERNPALGLRSIRLSLREPSLFKVQLSALLRASAHGRLRILMPMISSLCELRRVKDIFAQVMEELKRNRLPFNPRVEVGIMVEVPSAVIMADTLAAEVDFFSIGTNDLIQYSLAIDRGNEYVAHMYEPLHPAVLRMIRQTVEAAHSRGIEVSLCGEMAGDVVTVPVLLGLGVDELSMRPSALPFVKRILRHSCSKQLRELGNRVLQCGDGGEVRNFLTSYLPKYYPEEFGQ, encoded by the coding sequence ATGAAACACTGCAGCGGGCAGCCTGCCGGGCCGGAACCCAGGACTTTCTATGGTATCGGGGCTTCCGGCGGTATCGTGGTGGGCCGGGCCCTGGTTCTCATGCGCCGTACCCGCCGGGCCGGCTGGTACCATCTGCCACCGGAACAGATAGACCGTGAGGTCGACAGGTTCCGGACCGCGGTTGATCAGGCGGAAGCTGAGCTTAAGGAATTCCGCAGCCAGCTGGCCGAAGATTTGGCCGACTCCCTCTCCATCATCGACTCTCACATCCTCATGGTGCGTGACCGGATGATCCTGGATCGCACGGTGGAGATCATCAGGACAAAGCAGATAAACGCCGAGTGGGCCCTGGCCAGGGCCCTGGGGCGGATCAAGAAAAAGTTCGATCGCATTGACGATCCCTACCTCAAGGATCGCTACAACGATATCAAGTACGTGGCCGACAGGGTATTCGGCCTGCTCTCGGGCCGGGAGATGACCCCGCTATCCGGTATCGACGAGCCGGTCATCATTGTGGCCCACGAGTTCTCGCCGGAAGACACCATGGGGATGCGGTCGGAAAATGTCCTTGGCTTTGTCTGCGAATCCGGCGGAGTCACCTCGCATACCGCCATTGTCGCCCGTTCGCTTGGCATTCCGGCGGTTCTTGGCCTGGAACACATCACCCGGGAATGTGTTACCGGCGATCGCATCATCCTGGATGGATTCTCCGGGCGGGTCTACCTCCATCCCACCCCCGATCAGCAGAAACAGTACCTGGAATATGAGCGCCAGCATCGTGATTTTTCCCAGGAACTGGCCTTTTACATCCATCTTGGTTCCGAGACCCTGGACGGACACAGGGTCCGGTTGGCCGCCAACATCGAAATGCCAGATGAACTGGACACGGTGCTGCGCTACGGTGCCGAGGGAATAGGTCTGTTCCGCACCGAGTTCGATTATTTTCACCGCGAGCAGGTGCCGGATGAAGAGATGCTTTATGCCACCTACCGGGACCTGGTCACCACCCTGGCGCCCCATCCTGTGACCATCCGGACCCTGGACACCGGCGGCGACAAGTTTTCCGGTCATCTCTGTACCAGCGGGGTACGGCTGGGGCAGGAACGCAATCCGGCTCTGGGATTGCGTTCCATCCGCTTGTCGTTACGGGAGCCCTCTCTGTTCAAGGTGCAGCTCAGCGCCCTATTGCGGGCCTCTGCCCACGGACGGCTGCGCATATTGATGCCGATGATTTCCTCTCTCTGCGAGCTGCGGCGGGTAAAGGATATTTTTGCCCAGGTCATGGAGGAGCTTAAGCGAAACCGCCTGCCGTTCAATCCCCGGGTCGAGGTGGGGATCATGGTCGAGGTGCCAAGCGCCGTGATCATGGCCGACACCCTGGCGGCCGAAGTGGATTTTTTCAGTATCGGTACCAATGACCTGATCCAGTATTCCCTGGCCATCGACCGTGGTAACGAATACGTGGCCCACATGTATGAACCACTCCACCCGGCAGTCCTGCGTATGATTCGTCAGACCGTGGAAGCGGCCCATTCCAGGGGGATCGAGGTCTCGCTTTGCGGGGAGATGGCCGGAGATGTGGTAACCGTGCCGGTGCTGCTGGGCCTGGGGGTGGATGAACTCTCCATGCGGCCTTCGGCCCTGCCGTTTGTCAAGCGGATCCTGCGCCACTCCTGCTCC